In the genome of Sphingobium sp. CR2-8, the window CAGTTCCAGCGCCGCCCAGCATGCGGCGGTGGCAGCCGGTGTGGGACTGGGCATGCTGCATGTCTTTGCGTCGGCGCAGGACGAGCGGCTGGTCCGGATTCTGCCCGACGACATGGTGGTGCAGCGCAGCTATTGGCTGGTGATGCACGCCGATCTGGAGGGCTTGCCAAGGGTCCGGGCGGTGGTCGATTTTATGGACGAGCTCATGCGGACCCTGCGCGATCAACTTTAGGCCCGATAGAGGTCGGCCACCAGGTCCAGCACCGTGCCCGCATGTTCGGGCCGACAGATCAGCAGGTCTGGGAGATAGACGTCGGCGCGATTATAGACCAGCGGCGACCCGTCGATCCGCGCACAATGCAGGCCATGCGCCTGTGCGACAGCAACGGGTGCCATCGAATCCCATTCATACTGGCCACCCGAATGGAGATAGATATCGGCCTGCCCCAGGATGATCGCCATCGCCTTCGCGCCTGCCGATCCCATGGACACCAGCGCCGCGTTCATCCCTTCCGCGACCGCGACGGCTTCCCGCAGGATATGGATGCTTTCGGCTTCCAGTCGCTCCCGATGAGTGAAGCTTTTCACGTCCATCACGCTTCCTCGCAATTTCCCTGTCCGTGTCATCGTGATGTTTTGCGGTAGAGGCAGCCGTGGTTCAGCGAAGGTTGGAAAGGCGCTCCTCTATCGCACGAAGCAAGGGCGGCATGTCGTTGAGCAGATATTCGGCGTCGGCGGTGCCCGCCCAGCCGATCGTGCGTTCGATCGAGAAGCCGGCCAGTCGCGGCCTGACGACGCCCGGGGCGCGATAGCAGGCGGGCATGACCGTCAAGCCCAGGCCTGCCGCGACCATATGCAACACCCGTTCGTCGTTGGTGGAGCGGAAGGCGAAATGGGGGCGTATGCCTCTTTCTGTGAAAAACCGGCTGGTGTCGGACAACGCCTCGCAATGACGTCGTACGATCATCACGTCCTGCGCCAATCGTTCCGGCGCGATCTCCCGCTCTGCTGCAAGCGGGTGGTTGGCTGACAGGGCCAGGCCATAGCCTTCGGTCATGACCGCGCGCTCCATGAAACGGTCGCCGCCACGCCCCACAAGCGTAAGCGCGCAGTCGATCCGTCCCTTCGCCAGATGGCCGGTCAGTTCCCGCTCGCTGCCGAACAGAAGTTCGAACCGATAGCCGTCCGTCGGACGGGTTTGCGCGATGCAGTCGGCGATGACATCTGCGGGTATGCTGGACAGGATGCCGATGCGCAGATTGGGATGCTCCATGTCGCCGCCGGACATGGATTGGAGCGCGTTGTTGAACTCCCGCTCGATCCGCCGGGCGTGGACCAGGAAGCGCGCGCCGGCATTCGTCAGCTCCACGCGCTGGCTGGAACGGATGAAGAGTTGGAGTTGAAGCGTCCGTTCCAGCTTGGCGATGCCGACCGACAAGGTAGGCTGGGACACATGGCAGTGCAGCGCCGCGCGCGAGAAATTGCCTTGGTCCACGACAGCCAGAAAGTAGCGGAGCAGATATCGATCGAGCATGGCCTGATGAACCGTCAAGGCTCCACCGGCTGGAGCATAGACGTCATCTATGCCATCCTTAGCCGCAGTTCAATTTTTCTATCCCGATCGATTGCGGTAAGCAGAGGGTAGGAAGAGGATGATTATGAGCGATTTCGATTTTGCCCTTGGCGACAATGCCGACATGATCCGCGACAGCGCCAGTCGGTTCGCATCCGATCGGATCGCGCCGCTTGCGGCCGAGATCGATGCGAAGGACTGGTTCCCGGTGGAACTTTGGCCCGAAATGGGGGCGTTGGGCCTGCATGGCATCACCATCGAAGAGGAATATGGCGGGCTTGGCCTGGGCTATCTGGAGCATGTCGTGGCGCAGGAGGAAGTCGCGCGCGCATCCGCGTCCATTGGTTTGAGCTATGGCGCGCACTCCAATCTTTGCGTCAATCAGATCCGTCGCTGGGCAAGTCCGCAGCAGAAGGCGAAATATCTGCCCAAGTTGATTTCCGGCGAGCATGTCGGTTCGCTCGCCATGTCCGAAGCCGGGGCCGGTTCCGACGTCGTGTCGATGAAGCTGAGAGCGGACAAGAAGGGCGACCGCTATGTCCTGAACGGTACGAAGTTCTGGATCACCAACGCGGCCTATGCCGACACGCTGGTGGTTTATGCCAAGACCGGGGAAGGATCGCGCGGCATCACGACCTTCCTGATCGAGAAGGGGATGAAGGGTTTTTCGATCGGGCAGAAGATCGACAAGATGGGCATGCGCGGTTCGCCCACGGCGGAACTGGTGTTCGACGATTGCGAAGTGCCGCAAGACAATGTGATGGGACCGCTGAACGGTGGCGTGGGCATCTTGATGTCGGGGCTGGACTATGAGCGCACGGTATTGTCGGGCATTCAACTGGGCATCATGCAGGCATGCCTGGACGTTGTGCTGCCCTATGTTCGGGAGCGCAAGCAGTTCGGCAAGCCGATCGGCGCGTTCCAGTTGATGCAAGCGAAGATCGCGGACATGTATGTCGCGCTGAATTCGGCGCGGGCCTATGTCTATGCCGTCGCGCGGGCCTGCGACGCTGGCCGGACGACGCGCTTCGATGCTGCAGGCGCGATCCTTCTGGCGTCGGAAAATGCGATGAAGGTCGCGCTGGAGGCGGTGCAGGCGCTGGGCGGGGCGGGCTATACCAGGGATTGGCCCGTCGAGCGCTTCATGCGCGACGCCAAGCTGCTCGATATCGGGGCGGGCACCAACGAGGTGCGGCGGATGCTGATCGGGCGGGAGTTGATCGGGGTATGAGCGCGCCCGTCATCGACAGCAAGCTGTTCACCGACAGTGCGGCATTTCGCGCCAACGCGGCGCATAATCGCGCTTTGGCAGGCGAGTTGCGCGCCAAGGTGGCGAAATCGGCCTTAGGCGGATCGGAGGCTGCGCGGAACAAGCATGTCGCGCGGGGCAAGCTGCTGCCCCGCGACCGGGTGGAACGGTTGCTCGATCCCGGATCGCCTTTCCTGGAGATCGGTCAGTTGGCCGCGAACGGCCTGTATGGCGACGAAGTGCCGGGAGCGGGCATCATCGCCGGGATCGGCCGGGTGTCGGGGCGACAGGTGATGATCGCCTGCAACGACGCTACCGTGAAGGGTGGCACCTATTATCCGCTGACGGTGAAGAAGCATCTGCGCGCGCAGGAAATCGCGGCGGAAAACCGGCTGCCCTGCATCTATCTAGTCGACAGCGGCGGGGCGAACCTGCCCAACCAGGCCGACGTCTTCCCCGACCGCGATCATTTCGGCCGCATATTCTTCAACCAAGCCAATATGAGCGCGCAGGCTATTCCGCAGATCGCTTGCGTGATGGGCAGTTGCACCGCAGGTGGCGCCTATGTGCCTGCGATGTCCGATGAAAGCGTGATCGTGCGGAACCAGGGGACGATCTTCCTGGCGGGGCCACCACTGGTGCAGGCGGCGACGGGTGAGATCATCAGCGCGGAGGATCTGGGCGGCGGCGATTTGCATGGCCGCAAGTCGGGTGTTGTCGATCATGTCGCGGACAATGACGAACATGCGCTGACGATCGTGCGGGATATCGTGGCGACGTTGCAGCCGGATCGGATAGCGGACGGCAATCTGCGCGCGCCGGTCCCACCCCAATATGATCCCGCCGAACTCTATGGCATCATTCCACAAGACGTCCGCGCGCCCTATGACGTGCGCGAAGTGATCGCGCGGATCGTGGACGGCAGCGCATTGCATGAGTTCAAGGCGCTCTATGGCACGACGCTGGTCTGCGGCTTTGCGCATATTCATGGCATGCCCGTCGCCATCCTGGCGAATAATGGCGTCCTGTTCAGCGAAAGCGCGATCAAGGGGGCGCATTTCATCGAACTGGCATGCCAGCGGCGCATACCCCTGCTGTTCCTCCAGAATATTTCCGGCTTCATGGTGGGCGGCAAATATGAGGCGGAAGGGATTGCCAAGAATGGGGCGAAGCTGGTCACGGCTGTCGCGACGGCTTCGGTCCCCAAAGTGACTGTGCTGATCGGCGGCAGTTTCGGCGCGGGCAATTATGGCATGTGCGGGCGCGCCTATCAGCCGCGCTTCCTGTTTACTTGGCCCAACGCCCGCATCTCCGTCATGGGAGGGGAGCAGGCGGCGAGCGTGCTGGCGACAGTTCATCGCGACGCCGCCAAATGGACGGTGGAAGAGGCCGAAGCCTTCAAGGCGCCGATCCGGCAGACATATGAGGATGAAGGCAATCCCTATTACGCCACCGCGCGCCTGTGGGACGATGGCATTATCGACCCGGCCCAGACCCGCGACGTGCTGGGGCTGGCCTTTGCCGCAACGCTGAACGCACCGATCGCCGATCGGGCGCAGTTCGGCGTGTTCAGGATGTAATCGCGATGATCCAATCCCTTCTGATCGCCAATCGCGGCGAAATCGCCTGCCGCGTCATCCGCACGGCGCGGCGCATGGGCATCCGCACCGTCGCCGTCTATTCGGACGCCGACGCCGACGCGCTGCATGTACGCGATGCGGACGTCGCCGTGCATATCGGTCCTTCGCCGGTGCGCGAGAGCTATCTGCTGGGCGATCGGATCATCGCCGCTGCGCTGGAGACGGGAGCGGAGGCGATCCATCCCGGTTATGGCTTCCTCTCGGAAAATGCCGAATTTGCTCAGGCGGTCATCGACGCAGGGCTGATCTGGGTCGGGCCCGACCCCGCCAGCATATTGGCGATGGGGTTGAAAGATGCAGCCAAGACACTGATGGCGAAGGCCGGCGTGCCGGTGACGCCCGGCTATATGGGCGAAATCCAGACGACCGAGCATCTGAAGGCGCAAGCCGACGCGATCGGCTATCCCGTCCTCATCAAGGCGGTGGCGGGCGGCGGTGGCAAGGGGATGCGGCTGGTTGAGGCTTCGGCCGATTTCGCCGATGCCCTGGCATCCTGCCAGCGGGAGGCGGCGTCCTCCTTCGGCAATGCGCATGTGCTGATCGAGAAATACATCCAGCGCCCGCGCCATATTGAAGTGCAGGTGTTCGGTGACAAGCATGGCCATATCGTCCATCTGTTCGAGCGCGATTGTTCGCTACAGCGACGCCACCAGAAGGTGATCGAGGAAGCGCCGGCCCCCGGCATGACCGATTGCACGCGCGCCGCCATCTGCGACGCGGCGGTGCGGGCAGCGAAAGCGGTCAACTATGTCGGGGCAGGGACGATCGAATTCATCGCCGACGGATCGGCCGGCTATGTCAGTCCCGACCGCATATGGTTCATGGAAATGAACACGCGGCTTCAGGTCGAGCATCCGGTGACCGAGGAGATCACAGGCGTCGATCTGGTCGAATGGCAATTGCGGATCGCAGCCGGCGAACCCTTGCCCAAGCAACAGCATGAATTGTCGATCAACGGCCATGCGATGGAGGTGCGGCTTTATGCGGAAGACCCCGCCAAGGGCTTCCTGCCGTCGATCGGTCGGCTTGAACAGTTCGAACTGGATGGCAGCGTCCGCATCGACAAGGGCGTGTATCAGGGCGCGCGCATATCGCCCTATTACGACCCGATGATCGCCAAGATGATCGCGCATGCGAGCGATCGGGAAGCCGCGCGCGCAGATCTGGTCCACGCGCTGGACAGGAGCGTCATCTGGCCGGTCCGCACCAACGCCGCCTTCCTCATGAACCTGCTGGACCACCCCGATTTCGTGGCGGGATCGGTTGACACCGGCCTGATCGCGCGAGCGGGCGACACGCTGATGCCATCGCCGCTCCCGTCGGATGATTTGCTGTCGGATGCAGCCGCGCAATTTGGGCGTCAGGCCCTCGCCGGTTTCCGGCTGAATGCGGTGCCGCAGCAGGATATCATGCTGACCGTCAATGGGCAGGCGATGGCGGCCCATATGCCGATCTACGACTATGTCGAGCAGAAGGCGCTTGCCGGGCGGTTCGACGCGCCCGAAGCGTTGTGGTGGACGGAAAACGGCCAGACCTGGCGGATCGAGCCGTGCCGCGTTTCAGGCGAGGGCGGCGGGGCGGCCGCCGATGGCGCGATCCTTTCGCCCATGCCGGGGCGGATCATTGCGGTCGCGGTCGCCGCAGGTGAGACGGTGCTTAAAGGCCAGAAGCTGCTGACGCTGGAAGCCATGAAGATGGAGCATAGCCTAGTCGCGCCCTTTGATGGCACCATCGCGGAACTCAACGCGCAGGAGGGCGGGCAGGTGAGCGAAGGCGCGCTGCTGGTCAAGATCGAAGCCGCCGTCGATTGACGCGCGTGGATGGAAAAGGGTGCGAGACGATATGGCAGGACGATATTTCGACCAGTGGCAGGTGGGCGACCGCATCGAGCATGACATCAGGCGGACGGTGACGGAGACGGACAATCTGCTGTTCACGGTGATGACCCATAACAGCCAGCCGCTCCATCTGGACGCGGAGGCGGCGAAGGCGTCGGAGTTCGGGCAGATACTGGTCAACGGCACCTTCACTTTCGCACTGATGATCGGGCTTTCCATCACGGACACGACGCTGGGCACGCTGATCGCCAATCTGGGCTATGACAAGCTGGTGCATCCCAAGCCTGTCGCGATCGGCGATACGATGCGCGGCACGACGGTGGTCGCGGACCTCAAGGAATCCAGGTCTCGACCCAATGCGGGGATCGTCACCTTTGCGCACGAACTGCTGAACCAGCGGGACGAGGTGGTGTGCCGGTGCCTGCGCATGGCGTTGTTGAAGAAGGCGGGCTGATGCGGTTGCGTTCGCTGCTTTTCATGCCCGCCGATCGGCCCGAGCGGTTCACCAAGGCTGCGGCCAGCGGCGCCGACGCGCTGATCCTGGACCTGGAGGATTCGGTCGTGCCGGATCGGAAGGCGGCGGGGCGCGAGGCAGTGGCGCGGTGGCTGGCGGCGGACCGACACATCACCACCTTTGTTCGGGTGAACCACCTGGGCAGCGAATGGACGGCCGACGACCTTCAGGCCGTGATGCCGGGGCAGCCCGATGGCATCATGCTGCCCAAGGCCGAAGGCGCGGCTAGCGTACGAGCGCTGATGGCGCTGATGGGCGGGGCATCGACACCCGTGCTGCCGATCGCGACGGAGACGCCGGCGGCGATCTTTGAACTAGGGAGCTATGGCGCGGTCGGGGATCGGCTGGCGGGACTGACATGGGGGGCCGAAGACCTGCCCGCCGCGATCGGCGCGTCGACGGCCAGGGAAACGGACGGCCGCTACACGCCGCCCTATGAGATGGTGCGATCGCTGACATTATTTGCCGCGCATGCGGCCGGAACGCTGGCGATCGAAACCGTCTATCCCAAGGTCGACGATGCCGACGGACTGGCCGCCTATGTCGCGCGCGCCCGGCGGGACGGCTTCGTCGGGATGATGGCCATCCATCCCAGGCAGGTGGCGATCATCAACGACGGCTTCACGCCGACAGCGGCGGACATGGCAGAAGCGCGCGCCATTATCGACGCCTTCGATGGCGCACCGGAGGCGGGTGCGCTGCTCCATAATGGTCGGATGATCGATCGGCCGCATCTGGTGCAGGCGCGGCGGATTTTGGGGCTTTCCTAGGACATACCAGCGCGAAAGAGACAGCGAGTTGGACAGTTGTGAGCATTTTTCGCATTCCGCACTATTTAACATAAGATATATTATCGAACTTACATTGAGGCGATTGGGACAGGGCTTTATCCAGGCGTAAGACCAAGTTGCATTGGCCAGTTCTTCCCCAGCGTATTCCGGGGTCCAGTCCCGCGCTCAGAACTGGACCCCGGCCTTCGCCGAGGAACCGCCTTATGGGTCAGCATCATCGCATTATAGTATAGCAAGGCAACAGTAGCGTTGCTGATCGCATTGCCATAGAGGAGCCACGACATTCCCGCTCAATCAGGCAATCGCATGGCGCGCAAACATTCAAGACATGGTCCCTATGAAGAGCCGCAGGGCGAGGACGAGGCCCCTGCCGTGGTGCCCGATTGCTGGCTGTGCGGCCGACCTACGGGAAAGACGATCCTGTGGCATCACCCGGTGCCAAAGAGTCGCGGCGGGCGCGATGTCGTACCCATGCATCCCATCTGTCAACAAACGCTGATCGGCAATTTCACCAATTCCGAATTGCAGCGGCATGGCATGGATGTCGAGGGCCTTCTGGCCCACCCCAATGTCCGCAAATTCGTGGATTGGGTGGCGAACAAGGACCCCGACTTTACGGCCCCCATAGCCAAGAAGCAGCGCTGATCAGGCGGGACGCCGCGACGTCGGCCGACTGCCCAGTTGATCCAGCGCGTCGGCATTTTCACGTCCCCAGGCATAGAGCCATTCGATCGGCTCGACGAAGCGCAGGCCCAGCGGCGTCAGGCGATATTCGACCGCAGGCGGTATCGTGCCGTGGACGTGGCGCGTGACAAGCCCGACAGCTTCCATGTCCCGCAACGTCTGGGTCAGCATCTTCTTGGAAATGCCGGGCAGGCTGCGGTGCAATACGCCCGTGCGGGCCACGCCATCCAGCCGTGCGTGCAGGACATGCAGGATCATGCTCGTCCATTTCGTTGCGAACAGTTCGAGCACGCGGCGCGGTGCGCAATCCTCCCGCCAGTGGTCGTCGATAGCGATCTTGTCCATGCCAAGTGGTTACCCAATGGTGCCTATGTCCCCAATTGGTGCCGTCTAGCAGCATCGCCTGCCGCTGCCTAGCTAAGGGCGAACAGCAGGAGTTTTCGATATGGCCGGAACGGCATTGGTAGTGGGTGCGAGCGGCATCGTCGGCAGCGCGACGGCAGCGCTGCTTTTGGAACAGGGTTGGACGGTCACGGGCATGGCCCGCCGCCCCGTCGAGCAGCGCGGGGTCGGACCGATCGCCGTCGACTTGCAGGATGCTGCCGCAACGGCGGCCGCGCTGGCGGGGCTGAACCCCGATGCCGTGTTCATCACGACCTGGCTGCGGCAGGATAGCGAGGCGGAGAATATCCGCGTCAATGCCGCCATGGTCCGCAATCTGCTGGACGGTCTGCGCCGCGATGATGCCGGACCGCGCCATGTCGCGCTGGTGACTGGCCTTAAACATTATCTGGGGCCGTTCGAGGCCTATGGGAAGGGCGTGCTGCCGCAGACGCCCTTTCGCGAAGAACAGGGTCGGCTGGATGTCGAGAATTTCTATTATGCGCAGGAAGACGCGCTGTTCGCCGCCGCCGAGCGCGACGGCTTTAGCTGGAGCGTCCATCGCCCGCATACGGTGATCGGCAAGGCCGTGGGCAATGCCATGAATATGGGGACCACCCTTGCGGTCTATGCGACGCTTTGTAGGGAAACGGGGCGACCGTTCCGCTTTCCCGGCTCACCGGCCCAGTGGCATGGCCTGACCGACATGACCGATGCGCGGCAGCTTGCTCGGCATTTGCTGTGGGCTGCGGAGACCCCGGCAGCCCGGAACGAAGCGTTTAATGTGGTCAATGGCGACATCTTCCGCTGGAGCTGGATGTGGGGCAGAATTGCCGACTGGTTCGGCCTGGAGCCTGCCCCGTTCGACGGCGACATCCAGCCCCTGGAGCAACAGATGGCGGATGACGGACCGATCTGGCGCGCCATCGCCGAGCGCGAAGGGCTGGCGGAGGCCGATATCGATCGGCTCGCCTCACCCTGGCATAGCGACGCGGATCTGGGGCGGCCGATCGAGGTCGTGACCGACATGTCCAAAAGCCGCCAGCTTGGGTTCACGGCCTATCAGCCGACGGATCAGGCCTTTTTCGCCCTGTTCGAACAATTGCGGCAGGATCGCCTCATTCCGTGAGGGCGCCGCTTGAGGAACGGCTCAAGGCCGCAATCGACATCCTGCCTTGATACGGACCGGGCTGCATCGCGCCATGGCGGCGTCGGGCAATGTGACGGAGAAGCCCAGTTTCAGGGGATCGGGCGCGCCGGGATAATAGTCGGTGCTGACGGCCTGCGCCCCGCTCGCCATGGCCGCTTTCGCCTTGCTATAGTCCTGAGTCCGAGCTTCGACCGTATTGGCGTCCGTACGGGTGCGCACGATCACGCCCTGCTCTACCCAGTCGCGAATTTTCTCGCCGTCTGTCAAAGGGTCCTGCACGATCTGGATGGCGGATTCCGGGTCGCCATCGGGATACCAGCCGAACATCGGTCGCCCGGCGAGCGAGGGATGGCCTGCGCGATAGGCATCGGAGACGGCGCGCCGCACGTCGAGCAGGATGTAGATGCGTCCGCACGCGCGCTCCAGGCTGGGCCAGCCCTGGCCGCGTACCGCGTCGCGCAAGGTCGTCGCCCTGCCCCGAACCTCATCCGGCGTAATCAACCGCTTGCCCGGCAGGACGGAGCGGATCTCCGCATCCAGGGCATCGAGCAGGCCCTGGTCGTCCAAGGGGAGCGGATCGGTGATGCCAGGCCGGTTCGACGGCGTATCCGCAGCATTGAGCGTGATCATGATCGGCAGATGTCGGGGATGCGCGCGCGACCATGTGTCGACGGCACGCAGGCATCGCACCAATGTCGCGCAACTGCTGAGATAATCGACATCGGGAATGTGAAAGGTCTTGAAGCCGGGCTTCATCATCGCCGCGCGATCGAAGCCGGTCTGTTCGCCCGCGGCGCGCGCCCATGTCTCGCCCTTCGGGTCGGCATAGCGCCCGCCCTGCGGATCGGCGAAGATATCCAGTTCAAGCTGGCGGACGCCAGCGTCCAGCTGCTGCGTCAGCGGCAGATGATAATAATCGAGACCATCGGCCAGCTTCGGCTCCATCGCCCGGATCCTAGCCATGACGGCGGCGGGAATACGGGCCTTGAAGCTGTTGTGCGATCCTATGACCTGGATGTCGTTCATCGCGCGGGGCCGGGACGCCGGGTCCGCCGCGCCGACCAGGGTCAGCGCGGCGGTGGCGATGGCGGTAGCGAGAAGGATCCTGCGCATCAGAATTCGGTCCGGACGCCGAACAGGATGGTACGGCCATAATATTGTATCTCGTTATAGCGCGCCTTGATCCCGTTATAGGAATAGGCCTTCGCGCCTGCGAGGTTGATCCCTTCGAGGCTTAGCAACGTCCTGGGCAGGATGCGGAAGGACAGATTGCCATCCAGCGAGCCGAACGGCGCGACATAGGCCTCCGTCTGGGTGGTGCTGCCGTTGCTCGACAGATAGCGGCCACGCCAGACATAGGACAGTCGCGCTGAAACAGGCCCCTTGTCGTAGAAGCCGACCAGATTGTAGCTGTTTTTCGACAGGCCGATCAGCTGGTTGACGATCGGGCGCGCGCCCGCCGTATAGTTGGAGCGGACCGATGTGTGCGTGTAGGACGCCTGGAAGCCCAGACCGTCGAAGGGTTCGGGCAGGAAGTCGAACACCTGATGATAGGCGGCCTCGATACCATAGACCTTGGCATCGCCGCCGTTGACCTGGGTGCTCAGCAACACGGTGCCGCGCCCCGGAATGTCGATATTGACGTTCTGGGCGGTGATATAGTCGTCCATCTTCTTGTAGAAGACCGCGCCCGTCAACGAAGCGGACGGACGGAAATACCATTCGAGCGAGCCGTCGAACTGGGTCGCGAGGAACGGCTTCAAGTCGGGGTTGCCGCCGCTGGCGGTCGGCGCGTCGGTGGATACGCTGATCTGCGGCGCGGTCTGCGTCATGTTCGGGCGGGTCAGCACGCGGCTGGCGGCCAGACGGCCGATGAGGGTCGGCGTCAGTTCCGCGCGCAGGTTGAAGCTTGGCAGCCAATTGTTGAACTTCTGCGGGAAGCTGGCTGGCGTCGGCGTCGTGCCCAAAGTGAGCGTTCCGCTCGCCACCTGATCGGTGTGCACGTAGCGCACCCCGAAATTGCCGCTGATGTCGATCCCGCCGATCGGGAAGGCATAGTCGGCGCGCACATAGCCACCGAATATCTTTTCCGTGACGATATAGGATGCACGCAGGTCGCCGGCGCTGAGCGGCGCATTGGCGATCGCGTCGGTGAACAGTCGGTCGTAGAAGGCGCTGGTGATGGGCACCGCCCAGTTGCGGGGGATGTTGCCGGACACGCCAGAGAGGAAATCGTCGAAGGGCAGCGCTTCATAACCGCCCGGCACGACCTGCGATATGGGCGGATTGCCGGCGACGTTCACGTTGAAGTCGCGACGGCGATAGTCGCGCTTGCGCCAGTGATATTCGCCACCCGCCTGGACTTTGGTGATGATGCCGTCCAGATCGCGACCCACGTCCAGTCGGGCGTAAGTGTCCCAGTCCTTGCTGTTCTTGGGCGCGATGTTGAACGGATAAAAGATATAGTTGGCAGGGTTGGTCACATCCGCAGGCGTGGTGATGGTCGGCGCGACCTTGTATCCGCCCGACGCATCATAGGTGAGCGGCGCGATAATCTGCATGCGGCTGCGCACCGTTCCTTGCGCATAGCTGGGATGGAAGCTGTGGGCGTAGGACCAGTTCACATTGGCCGACACATGCCAGTCGTCCGGGTTCCACACTTGCTTGAGGCCGACATTGATCAGGTCGTGGCGGTTGAGGCTATATTCCCGCGACGCCATGAAGCGGACATTGTTGATGGTCGCGCGGGTGACGGTGTCGCCGACGACGGTGAACGATCCCGGAACGATGCTGGTGCCCGGATCGTCGGGATAGATGTCGAGGCCGAATTCATCATATTCGACGTCGAGGCGCGTCAGCGACACGTCGAGCGTCGTTTCCAGTTCGGGCGACGGACGCCACTGCGCCGACAGGATGCCCGACAGGCGCTTGCGATCTTCGGTTTCCACGGTGGGACGGGTCCGCGTCGGCGTGTAGAAGCGGCCGCCCACGGTGCTGGCGAAGCGGGGGATGAGGTTCCAACCGGTATTGTAGAAGCGATCGTTGCGTACCGACTTGCCCCAATATTGTGCGCCGATGAGGAAGCCGAACTGGTCGTCCTGCGTCTTGAAGCTGCTCAGAACCGTGGCGTTGGGCTTCACCTTCTCGGTCATCGTCGTGTAGGTGCCGCGCAGGTTGAGCGTGGTCTTGTTGCCGACGTCGAGCGGGTGGAAGGTCTTGACGTCGATATTGCCGCCCAGGGCGCCTTCCGTCATGTCGGCGGTCGGCGTCTTGATGACGTCGATCTGCGAGACGAATTCGGCGGGCAGCATTTCGAAACGGAACTGACGCCCTGCTGCCCCACCATTTTCGATCAGGTCGTTGATCGCCACCGTGCGGCCGTTGACGAGCGTGCTCTGAAATTGCGGGCCAAGGCCCCTAACGCTGACATACAGCCCCTCGCCCCGGGGGCGGGTAATGGCGACGCCCGTGACCAGCTGCAAAGCTTCGGCGACATTCTGGGTCGGGAATTTGCCGATGTCGGTGGAATTGATCGAGTCCACGCCATAGGCCGCCTTGCGCTTGGTTTCCGTCGCTGCGGCCAGGCTGCGGGCATAGGTGCCGGTCACGACGATCGCGTCGGACGCCTGTTCGTCGGCAGGCAGCTGGGATTGCGCGAAAACGGGCTGCGCCATTGCAAAAATGGCGAGCGGAAGCGGTGCGCAAAACAGGCGCGAAGTGCGTGACATGTGGTGATCTCCCCGTTCGGCTTTGCGCCAATGGGGTGCGGTTAGGATGTTGCTATGACACTATTGTGGCGCGCATGTTGCGGAATGAATTTTTCGAATGGTGCCAGTCTGCCGGGAAAGGCGTCCGGCATGGCAATCGCACGAGGTGCGGACGATGTCCGAGGGATGTTACCCGAGCTTCCAGTCGTGATGATGCAGGCCTTTGGCGGATATCACGGCTTGTTTAGCGTCGAGTTGAAACAGCATGTCCACTCGATCCGGTAGATCAGCGAACATGTGGCGCGTGACGCGCT includes:
- a CDS encoding LysR family transcriptional regulator, producing the protein MLDRYLLRYFLAVVDQGNFSRAALHCHVSQPTLSVGIAKLERTLQLQLFIRSSQRVELTNAGARFLVHARRIEREFNNALQSMSGGDMEHPNLRIGILSSIPADVIADCIAQTRPTDGYRFELLFGSERELTGHLAKGRIDCALTLVGRGGDRFMERAVMTEGYGLALSANHPLAAEREIAPERLAQDVMIVRRHCEALSDTSRFFTERGIRPHFAFRSTNDERVLHMVAAGLGLTVMPACYRAPGVVRPRLAGFSIERTIGWAGTADAEYLLNDMPPLLRAIEERLSNLR
- a CDS encoding isovaleryl-CoA dehydrogenase, which codes for MSDFDFALGDNADMIRDSASRFASDRIAPLAAEIDAKDWFPVELWPEMGALGLHGITIEEEYGGLGLGYLEHVVAQEEVARASASIGLSYGAHSNLCVNQIRRWASPQQKAKYLPKLISGEHVGSLAMSEAGAGSDVVSMKLRADKKGDRYVLNGTKFWITNAAYADTLVVYAKTGEGSRGITTFLIEKGMKGFSIGQKIDKMGMRGSPTAELVFDDCEVPQDNVMGPLNGGVGILMSGLDYERTVLSGIQLGIMQACLDVVLPYVRERKQFGKPIGAFQLMQAKIADMYVALNSARAYVYAVARACDAGRTTRFDAAGAILLASENAMKVALEAVQALGGAGYTRDWPVERFMRDAKLLDIGAGTNEVRRMLIGRELIGV
- a CDS encoding carboxyl transferase domain-containing protein, giving the protein MSAPVIDSKLFTDSAAFRANAAHNRALAGELRAKVAKSALGGSEAARNKHVARGKLLPRDRVERLLDPGSPFLEIGQLAANGLYGDEVPGAGIIAGIGRVSGRQVMIACNDATVKGGTYYPLTVKKHLRAQEIAAENRLPCIYLVDSGGANLPNQADVFPDRDHFGRIFFNQANMSAQAIPQIACVMGSCTAGGAYVPAMSDESVIVRNQGTIFLAGPPLVQAATGEIISAEDLGGGDLHGRKSGVVDHVADNDEHALTIVRDIVATLQPDRIADGNLRAPVPPQYDPAELYGIIPQDVRAPYDVREVIARIVDGSALHEFKALYGTTLVCGFAHIHGMPVAILANNGVLFSESAIKGAHFIELACQRRIPLLFLQNISGFMVGGKYEAEGIAKNGAKLVTAVATASVPKVTVLIGGSFGAGNYGMCGRAYQPRFLFTWPNARISVMGGEQAASVLATVHRDAAKWTVEEAEAFKAPIRQTYEDEGNPYYATARLWDDGIIDPAQTRDVLGLAFAATLNAPIADRAQFGVFRM
- a CDS encoding acetyl/propionyl/methylcrotonyl-CoA carboxylase subunit alpha, with product MIQSLLIANRGEIACRVIRTARRMGIRTVAVYSDADADALHVRDADVAVHIGPSPVRESYLLGDRIIAAALETGAEAIHPGYGFLSENAEFAQAVIDAGLIWVGPDPASILAMGLKDAAKTLMAKAGVPVTPGYMGEIQTTEHLKAQADAIGYPVLIKAVAGGGGKGMRLVEASADFADALASCQREAASSFGNAHVLIEKYIQRPRHIEVQVFGDKHGHIVHLFERDCSLQRRHQKVIEEAPAPGMTDCTRAAICDAAVRAAKAVNYVGAGTIEFIADGSAGYVSPDRIWFMEMNTRLQVEHPVTEEITGVDLVEWQLRIAAGEPLPKQQHELSINGHAMEVRLYAEDPAKGFLPSIGRLEQFELDGSVRIDKGVYQGARISPYYDPMIAKMIAHASDREAARADLVHALDRSVIWPVRTNAAFLMNLLDHPDFVAGSVDTGLIARAGDTLMPSPLPSDDLLSDAAAQFGRQALAGFRLNAVPQQDIMLTVNGQAMAAHMPIYDYVEQKALAGRFDAPEALWWTENGQTWRIEPCRVSGEGGGAAADGAILSPMPGRIIAVAVAAGETVLKGQKLLTLEAMKMEHSLVAPFDGTIAELNAQEGGQVSEGALLVKIEAAVD
- a CDS encoding MaoC family dehydratase; amino-acid sequence: MRDDMAGRYFDQWQVGDRIEHDIRRTVTETDNLLFTVMTHNSQPLHLDAEAAKASEFGQILVNGTFTFALMIGLSITDTTLGTLIANLGYDKLVHPKPVAIGDTMRGTTVVADLKESRSRPNAGIVTFAHELLNQRDEVVCRCLRMALLKKAG